The following is a genomic window from Marinitoga litoralis.
ATTTTAGGGGACCAAAAAGAGTTACAGATATAAGTATAGCACTAGGAATTACTAAAAGTACTACTACAGGATTAATAAATAGATTAGAAACTTCTGGTTATTTAAAAAAAGTTAAAGATGAGAAAGACAAACGTGTAACTACGATTTCAATTACTGAAAAAGGTGAAAAAGTTATTAAAGATGTTATCAACGCTCGTATTGATTTTATGAATAAGGTATTATCGAAAATAGATAATCCTGAGGAATTAATGATTCAACTGGAAAATTTAGATAATATTATTAATGAGGTGAGAAGTAATGTCGAAAAATAATTTATTATTTTTTAT
Proteins encoded in this region:
- a CDS encoding MarR family winged helix-turn-helix transcriptional regulator, with product MDKKRLENFEKKLRDICFKIKVEGRKIIKNIDISPAQFDLLQIIYFRGPKRVTDISIALGITKSTTTGLINRLETSGYLKKVKDEKDKRVTTISITEKGEKVIKDVINARIDFMNKVLSKIDNPEELMIQLENLDNIINEVRSNVEK